In Candidatus Hydrogenedentota bacterium, the DNA window AGGTGAGCGCGGAGATTTGCGAAGACCTCTGGTCGACGAATTCGCCGGCGCACGCACGCGCCCGTGCCGGCGCGGAAATCATCTGCAACGCCAGCGGCTCGCCGTTTACGCCGCTGAAAAACGAACACCGCCGCAAACTTATTCTTGGCGCGTCGAGCAGCCTCGCGTGCGTGTACGCGTACTCGAATATCCTCGGGCTCGATAACAGCCGCCTCGTGTTCGACGGCGGCGGCATCATCGCCACGCCGGAAGGCGTAGTCGCCGAGGGGCCGTTGTTGTCCAAGCAGTATTGGACACTCACCACCGGCATCGTCGATCTCGACGACATCGCGCGGCAGCGTTCGGAAAACACGACGTGGCGGCTGGACGCTACGGCGCCGGGTACGCGCGACGGCATCGAACTCGTCGACGCGTGCGACGGTACATTTATCCCCGCGTCGGTGAAGGACTACGCCGCGCAATTGCCCAAGAGTTTCTATGTGCCTGGCGCGTCGTGGACCGTGAACGATGCGACAAAGTATCTGGATGAACTGTTCGACGCGCTGGTTCTCGGTTTGCGCGATTACTTCGAGAAAGTCGGCGCGTTCGACAAGTTTCTGGTCGCCCTGTCCGGCGGACGCGATTCCGCGCTGTGTCTGCTTCTGGCCGTACACGCGGCGATGGCATTGCGCGAAGGTAAAGACAAGAAGACGCACTGGGACCGCGTCGAGACGGTGTACTTGCCCAACAAGGCGTACAGCAGCAAAGCGACGGAAGACGCGGCCCGCGCGCTCGCACACGAGTTGGGCGTGCCGTTCAAGGTCGTGTCCATCGAGGAGGAGTCGGGAATCGCACTCAAGAAAGCGGGCGAGATGGCCGGCAGCCCGAAGAAGGTTTCTGCACTCGCGAAACAGAACTTGCAGGCGCGGGTCCGCGGCAACATGATGCTGAACTGGGCGAACAGCGCGAACGCGTTGCTGTTGGTTACGTCCAACCTCAGCGAAGCCGCGGTCGGCTATACGACCACCGGCGGCGACAACCAGGGCGGATATTCGCCGATCGCCAACGTGCCGAAGACGCTGGTCTCGCGGCTCATCGAACACATTGCGCACAGGGACGGTATCAAGTCGATCCAGAAAATCCTCGATATCCCGCCGAGCGCCGAGCTCGCGCCCGATCAAAAAGACGAAGCGGACCTGATGCCCTACGTCGTGCTCGACGACTTGCTCTATCTTTTTGCGCGCAGGCGCATGTCGCTCACGGACTGCTGGCGCGTTCTCGTGCATCGCCACCCCGGCCACTCGGCCGATCAACTGAAACAATGGACCGCGCGGTTCGGGAAGCTCTTCGTTTACAGCCAGTGGAAACGCGAGCAACTGCCCGTGACGATGAAAGTGCTCGACCTCGATCTAGATCCGAAGACCGGCTTCCGCTTTCCCGTTACACAAAGTATCGACGACGAATTGCGCGATCTTGCGAGTGCAAAACTGGAACCGACGCGGCGCTGATACTGCCAAGCGCTATGGGGACCGATGACACGCAATATTGGAAGGGTCTTGTCCCTCATAGTTGCGGCGTCGTTTGTAGCCGCCGCTTACCGCTACTCCGGCGACGAGAACGCATTCAAATGGGCGATGTTCTATGTTCTCCCATTGGCGCTCATCTGGTTCCCCGACGAATTGGCGAATTTCACGGGCTCGCTTGGCGGCCAGCCCATCACCGAGAGTTCGCCGCCGGGTTGCGTGTACGCCGCCGGCTGGGTAATTCTCTTTCTTCCGGCAATCATGGGCGCTATTGTATGGGTGCGATCGTAGGAACGGGCCGGGGGGCAGCATGAATTCATCCGAGTATTCGACGAAACTTCGTGAACTTCCCCTGATTCGTTCACTATCCGCGAGTGCGATGTCGGGTGTCATCGATGCGCTTCTCGATGTGTCGCAACCGGCGACGTATTCGGATGGCGAGCCGCTTATAAAAGTGCGCGCACTCGGCGGCCGGGACGGTTACGTTTTACTCGCTGGCGAAGTGGCGGTGCATAAAGAAGGAACTCCGGATGTCGTCGTCAGCGCCCCGGCGCTGCTAGGTGAAATGCTGCAATTCAATCCCCGCGCGCAACGTACGGCCACGGTCAGCGCGCACGGACCTGCGACCGCCCTCAAGTTTGCGTGGGAGGAATTTTACGCCCGCCTTAAACAGCGTCTGCCGGCAGCCGAGCAGGACGCCGTACTGGAAGCCATAGAACGCAGCGTTTGGGAGCGGTTCGGCGACGACACCATCATCAAGCTTTCTCTGTTTGCCGGCCTGCCCGAACGGATCAGGCTGCGCGCGAGCCTGGTGCTGCAATCGGTGGTCGAGCGCCGCACGCTGTCCGATGGACAGGTGCTGTTTGAGCAGGACGACTTCTGCAGCGCGACCGGTTACATCGTCCTGCGAGGCGCGGTCCGCGTCGTCAAGACGAACTTCCCACCGCGAATCGTCTCGGCGCCGGGGATTCTTGGCGTGATGCTTCGTTTCGATCCCAATCTTCAGTGGTCCGCGGGCGCCACGGCGCAAGGTGAGGTGGAACTGTTCCGCTTTAACTGGCAAGACTACCTGGCGATATTGAAGCGCCGCCTCTCGGAACCGGAAATGGCGCAGTTTGCGGCGGCCATCGATTCAAACGCGCCGTCCCATTTCATTCACTAACGCGGATAGTTTACATGCCGGACAACACGCCACGTACTTTGTCGCTCGCCGTACTCCTCTCGGGCTCCGGATCGACCCTTCAAAACCTTATCGACCGCATCGCCGACGGTTCGCTCGACGCGCGCATCGCGTGCGTCATCGCGTCACGCGCGGACGCATTTGGCATGGAGCGCGCGCGCAACCACGGGATTCCCGCGATTCTCGTCGCGCGGAAGCAGTTCGAAACGGCGGAGGCGTTCAGCGACGCGGTGTGGGCCGAAATCCGCAAGCACGACGTGGACCTTGTTGTGATGGCCGGGTTCATGTGCCTGATCGCAATCCCGGACGATTTCGAGAACCGCGTGCTCAACGTTCACCCCGGGCTGATCCCTGCGTTCTGTGGCAAGGGCATGTACGGCCACCATGTTCACGAAGCCGTCATCGCGTACGGTGCGAAAGTCAGCGGGTGCACCGTACACTTCGCCAATGCGAAGTACGACGAGGGCCCCATCATCATGCAGGGAACGGTCCCGGTTCTCGACGACGATACCCCGGATTCCCTTGCCGAACGCGTGCAGGCGAAGGAACGCGAGCTTTATCCGCAGGCCATCCAACTCATTGCCGAGGGGCGAGTAACGGTGGAGGGCCGGCGCGTGCGCATTCGCGCCAGGTGATCATTGCGCCGGTCGGGCGGGTTCCGTCCGAAAAGGTCCGTCTTCCTGTGGAACGAGGGTCCTGTCCTCCAGGATCGGCAACTGCGCGCCGATAGTCTCATTCAGCACCACGCGGAAGACATTGACGAGGCTCAAATCGTCGCGCCATTCGCCGGCTGCCGCGGTATTTTCGGGGAAGCGGACCATCAGCAGGTTTCGGAACCTTTCCTCTGCCGGACCGGCCTGTCGCTCGAGCGCGGGAGGCGCGCCGCGCCCGGAGAGCACGATGATTAGCGCGGGCCGTTTCGACGACTCGATGATCTTTGTCGTTGTCTCGATCAAGCGTTCGTTCGTGTAGTGGATTTGTCCCAGATAGGACTCGCGGTACTCCGATTCGAGCCCGCGAAACCGTCGGTCTCCGCCCAACGACCCGGGGCCGTAGGGTTGCGCGCGGCCGCCGTCCCGCGTGAACAGGTACGGCGGTTCGGGAATCAGTAAGTTGGCGAAAACCAACCGCGGCGCCCCGTGGTCTTCCTTTGCCCGTCGCGCCATCTCATCAAACGCGTACAGAATGCGCGCGCGCCGGAACGAGTACCTCCAGTACGCGGGGTTCTGGTAGCGGACATAGTAATACGCCTGCATGATGCGTGATGCGAATGTGCGGTCCAACAACACCATCTCGAATTCGCCGATGGCGCCCTCGGGTTCGAGCCGCACCACGTCCGCGCGCCGCGGTTCGAGCGACTCGAGTCCCGGCGAAAACACTTCGATGCGGTAGCCGAGCGCACGCAGCGCATCGAAGACGCTGTTGTGGTGGTAGAATGCAAATACGTGGGCCATCGATGCATCGTTCCGCGCTGACTGATCCGGGATGAGGCGATCGAGGTAGTCCGCGTTCAACAGCGCCGTGAGGGAAAGCAGCGACTGCGGATAATTCGCCGTGCTCTTCTCCGCGAAGCGGAACCCCAGCGCCTTCATTTCCTGTTCGAACGGCAGGTTGTTGTACGCATATGCGGACCGCAACACGTCGGCGCGGGCGTAGCCGTCCAGCGCGATGAGATATATGTCGGGCAATTTGTCGCGAGAGAGGCCCGTCGCCGTCGCGGCGATCGGCAATTCAGGCGGCGTGACCGACGGTTGTACCGGACGGTTCACGGCAAGTACCGCGGTGTAGAGCACGAGCAGGACCGATGCGAACCAGTTTAAGGACCGCGTGGCCGCCTGGTAATCGCCGTGGTACTTCCATACGGCCCGGAACCCGAGCACGGTTGCGACCGTGTACCCGGTGATCAGCCACGCGGCCCGCCGGCCGAACACGGGCGCCAATGCAAACGTGGCCGCGGCCAGGCTCACAGCGATTAAGACGATGACGAAAACCAGCGCGCTGCGAAGCGCGGACTTGTCCGTGCGGTAGCGATACGCCGCGCCGCCGATTGCGGCGACCGCCACGACGGCCAGCACGAAGTAGAAGAACGATCGTGACGTGGACTCGTACATGGGTATGACGGCGCGGATCGCCTCCTCGAGCACCCCCCACACCACGATCATCGGAGCTATCAAGGCCGACGCAAGGAGCCCCCCGTGATAGCGGTCCCTGCGCAGCGCCGTGAACAGCAGCCATAACGCGATCGCGCCAACGAGCAGAATCGCCGCAGGCCGCGCGAGCGCGGACAATGGAAGAAGCCCCGCATTCCGATCATAGGCATAGGTACCCCACAGCGGGATGAGTGCGAGAAGCATGGGATGGAAAACGCGCACAGGGCGCAAATCCCTGAGCGCACGTTCACCCCTGCTCGTTTCAGTTGCCATGGCCCCTTCCGCATAAGGTTGGCGGAAGTGTTCCGCACGACACCTACGGCATCGTTTATACCATAATTCTCAAAATCCTCTCGCTATGCGCTCAAGGACGTACTCGTGAGCATTTCTCACCGCACCGAAGACGTTTGCTTTCACTGCGGCGTCGTGGCGCGGTGAGAAAAGCGGGATATCTTCGCGAAACCGACGCTGGATATGCGGGATTTCGGAACCAATAAACCCAATATATTGTGGTGCCGTTTCTCATCATACAGCATATTGATTTTTTCCGCGTTCGCTGATACTATGCCCGTTGCTCGACGCAACCCCTTGGCGGGGGTTCGTCGCTGGGGAAGCCAATGTTAGTTCTCGACCGCGCACCCATCCGTCCTCGATTTTGTGGGCCATTTTGTAAGTGTATAATTCGCAATTGGTTATGTTTTAGCTAAGCACCTTGGATACGTAGATGCAGTTTGTTGAACCAAAGGTTTTTCTTGTTGGCGAAACGGCGGTTGTCGAAGAAGGCCTGAGGGCCTACCTCGAGCACGTCGGCGCACCAAGCTGGACGACGGATGCTCCGTCGGGTTCGGAACGGCTTTGCGAGGTGTACGGACGCCTCTGTTACCGATCTTTCGAGCCGGGCTTGAACCCAAACGTCACGCGCGTGCGAAAGGGGAACGCGAATTACCTTGGCCACGTGCTCGAGGTCGGGCACGGCAGCGTCATCGAGCACGCCGTGTTGAACTTCATTTTCGCGGACGTAAGCCGCGTGTTCACGCACGAACTGGTGCGGCACCGCGCGGGTACGGCGATCTCGCAGGAATCGCTCCGGTTCGTTCGGCTCGACAAGTTGTCGGCGTATGTGCCCACGCACATTCGCGAGAGCGAACAGGGGATGGAGTTGTACGCGAGGACCATCGAACAGCTCGAAGAAGCGCAGCAGTCCCTCGCGAGGATATACGCGATTGACGACGAGAAGAAGTTTGACGTAAAGAAGAAACTCACCTCCGCGTTCCGCCGCATTGCGCCGGACGGCGTGGCGACTACGATCGGCTGGTCGTGCAACTTTCGCGCACTGCGCCACGTGATCGAGATGCGCACCGCGCCGGACGCCGAAGAGGAACTGCGGCTCGTGTTTGGCAAGGTGTACGAAACGGTGAAGGACCGCTATCCGAGCCTTATGGGTGATTACGAGGTCGAAATCGCCGACGGCCTGCCCTGGGTCAAAACGGCGCACAAGAAGGTATAAACGGAATTTTGTCTGCATAAATTGGGGTTGGTAGTAATACGCATTGAGGTGACTGAATATGCTGTTCAACGCACGCGAGCGGTTCACGCTGTCGGACAAGTTCATCGATCAATACCGCGGCAAACAGCCCAACTGGGGGCCGCTCGGTTACGTCACCTTCAAACGCACGTACGCGCGTGTCGTGCCCGGCGACGGTGGCCGCACCGAGGAGTATTGGGAAACCGTCCGCCGCGTCGTCGAAGGCTGCTACACGATCCAATGGAACCATTGCCGCAGCCTGAAGCTCCCGTGGAACACCCAGAAAGCCCAGCGTTCGGCGCAGGAAATGTTCAACCTGATGTGGGAGTTCCGGTTTCTGCCTCCCGGACGCGGCCTGTGGATGATGGGTACGGACTACATCTACGAACGCGGGTCCGCCGCGCTCAACAATTGCGCGTTCGTCTCGACCGACGAAATCAGCTTCAACTTCTCGGAGCCGTTCTGTTTCCTGATGGACATGTCGCTGCTCGGCGTTGGCGTCGCGTTTGACACCAAAGGCGCGGGCTCCGTCGTCATTCACGATCCGCGCCCGTCCGACGCCGCGTATATCATCGAGGACTCGAAAGAAGGCTGGGTGGAACTGGTTCGCGTCGTTCTCGAATCGTACGCGGGCCGCGGCAAGAGGCCTGTGAATGTAGACTACTCGCAGATTCGTCCCGCGGGTTCGCCGATTCGCACGTTCGGCGGCATTGCTCCGGGTCCCGCGCCGTTAATGGATTGCATCAAGAATATCGACGACGTGTTGCGCCCGCGCATCGGCGAACGCATCTCCTCCGGAGACATTACCGACCTGATGAACGTGATCGGTAAATGCGTCGTGTCCGGCGGCGTGCGCCGCACGGCGGAACTTGCGCTCGGCAGCGCCGACGACGGCGAGTACCTTCAGTTGAAGGACCCCGACAAAAACCACGAGAAGCTCATGGCGTGGCGGTGGGCGTCGAACAACAGCGTCACCGCGGCCATCGGCATGGACTACCAAAAAGTCGGAGAACAGACCGCGAAAAACGGCGAGCCGGGGTACTTCTGGCTCGAAAACGCCAAGGCGTTCGGCCGGCTGAAAGACGGCCCCAACTGGATCGACGCGAAAGTCGCCGGCACGAACCCCTGCGCGGAGCAGAGCCTCGAATCCTACGAGATATGCAACCTCGTCGAGACGTTTCCGTCCCTGCACGATAACTACGAGGAATACAAGCGCACGCTCAAGTATGCGTACCTGTACGCGAAGACCGTCACGCTCGTCCCGACGCACAACGAACGCACCAACGCGATCATGCTGCGCAACCGCCGCATCGGCCTGTCGCAATCCGGAATCATCCAGGCGTTCGAGAAGCACGGGCGCCGCGCGCATTTCGAGTGGTGCGACGAGGGGTACAAATACATCAGTCAGCTCGACAAGATTTACGCGCAGTGGTTGTGCATCCCCGAGAGCATCAAGAAAACCAGCATCAAACCCAGCGGCACGGTGTCGTTGCTGCCCGGCGTTACGCCCGGCATTCACTATCCGCACTCCGAGTTCTACTACCGCACGATACGGCTCGATAAGACGAGCCCCCTGGTCGAGGCCATTCGGCGGGCGGGATATCGCATCGAGGACTCGGTCTACGGCGACAACACGCTCGTCGTCTACTTCCCCGTGAAATCGCCCGACTTCGAACGATCGAAAACCGACGTTTCCGTTTGGGAGCAGGTCGAGAACGTAGCGCAGATGCAGTACTTCTGGGCGGACAACCAGGTGAGCGCGACGATTACGTTCAAGCCGGAGGAAGCGAAAGACATTCCGAAGATACTCGAATTGTACGAGCCGCGCCTGAAATCGATCAGCTTCCTTCCGCTCGTCGAGCACAACTACCCGCAGGCGCCGTACCAGGAAATCACCGAGGAGATGTTCGTGAACGCCGCCGCGCGCATCCGCGATCTCGACTTCGAGAATCTCAATACGAAGGAGACGGCCGATCTGTATTGCGATGGCGAGAAATGCGAGGTGGTGCTGCCGACCATCGAGCCGGCCGTCGTTCCGCAGGAAGAATTCGAATTCTCGTTCGAGAAGCCGAACGGTGGAAACGGCCAGCAGACGCGCAAAGAAAAAGAAGTGGAGACGCCCGTCGGCGTGTAGCGCGACCTTGGCGGGCGCCATCGACCGTGCCGCGGTCCGCAGTCAATTGCCGAATTCGGTTGAACGAGGGTGATACCGTGGGGAGGGTTCCATGCGTCTCGACCGCCGCAGTTTCCTGACCGCAACTACCGCCGCGCTCACGGCGTCGTGCGCTACGCGCTCGACTGCGGAAAGGTCTGCATTTGGACTCTCCAACGACGGCAAGCGCGTCACCGTGCTCGACCGTGGAAGTCCCGTCTTCGTGTACAACTACGCGCCTGTCGATCCGCCCGCAGGCGTCGACGCGCGTTTTCGCCGCGCAAACTACATCCACCCGCTGTACAGCCCCGATGGCGCCATCGTCACCGAGGACTTTCCGAAAGATCACTACCACCATCGCGGCGTATTTTGGGCGTGGCCGAACTGCCGCGTCGGCAGACGAAAGCTCAACGTGTGGGAGTTGGAGACGGGCCGCAGCGTATTCGAGACGTGGGCCGAACTCGCGGTCGCCCG includes these proteins:
- the nadE gene encoding NAD(+) synthase; amino-acid sequence: MRLVRIGVAAVSVKVGDFAGNAARLKAIIAEAKRRKVHLLVTPELCVSGYSLEDRVWWPEISRRSWESLLDLAKACKGITAFFGLPVRIDSLMYNAAALVHDGKLRGVILKKYLPTYSIFYEGRNWTAWRRGVTEAGGVPAGDLVFDLPFGKVSAEICEDLWSTNSPAHARARAGAEIICNASGSPFTPLKNEHRRKLILGASSSLACVYAYSNILGLDNSRLVFDGGGIIATPEGVVAEGPLLSKQYWTLTTGIVDLDDIARQRSENTTWRLDATAPGTRDGIELVDACDGTFIPASVKDYAAQLPKSFYVPGASWTVNDATKYLDELFDALVLGLRDYFEKVGAFDKFLVALSGGRDSALCLLLAVHAAMALREGKDKKTHWDRVETVYLPNKAYSSKATEDAARALAHELGVPFKVVSIEEESGIALKKAGEMAGSPKKVSALAKQNLQARVRGNMMLNWANSANALLLVTSNLSEAAVGYTTTGGDNQGGYSPIANVPKTLVSRLIEHIAHRDGIKSIQKILDIPPSAELAPDQKDEADLMPYVVLDDLLYLFARRRMSLTDCWRVLVHRHPGHSADQLKQWTARFGKLFVYSQWKREQLPVTMKVLDLDLDPKTGFRFPVTQSIDDELRDLASAKLEPTRR
- a CDS encoding phosphoribosylglycinamide formyltransferase codes for the protein MPDNTPRTLSLAVLLSGSGSTLQNLIDRIADGSLDARIACVIASRADAFGMERARNHGIPAILVARKQFETAEAFSDAVWAEIRKHDVDLVVMAGFMCLIAIPDDFENRVLNVHPGLIPAFCGKGMYGHHVHEAVIAYGAKVSGCTVHFANAKYDEGPIIMQGTVPVLDDDTPDSLAERVQAKERELYPQAIQLIAEGRVTVEGRRVRIRAR
- the thyX gene encoding FAD-dependent thymidylate synthase, translating into MQFVEPKVFLVGETAVVEEGLRAYLEHVGAPSWTTDAPSGSERLCEVYGRLCYRSFEPGLNPNVTRVRKGNANYLGHVLEVGHGSVIEHAVLNFIFADVSRVFTHELVRHRAGTAISQESLRFVRLDKLSAYVPTHIRESEQGMELYARTIEQLEEAQQSLARIYAIDDEKKFDVKKKLTSAFRRIAPDGVATTIGWSCNFRALRHVIEMRTAPDAEEELRLVFGKVYETVKDRYPSLMGDYEVEIADGLPWVKTAHKKV
- a CDS encoding fused protease/ribonucleoside-triphosphate reductase — translated: MLFNARERFTLSDKFIDQYRGKQPNWGPLGYVTFKRTYARVVPGDGGRTEEYWETVRRVVEGCYTIQWNHCRSLKLPWNTQKAQRSAQEMFNLMWEFRFLPPGRGLWMMGTDYIYERGSAALNNCAFVSTDEISFNFSEPFCFLMDMSLLGVGVAFDTKGAGSVVIHDPRPSDAAYIIEDSKEGWVELVRVVLESYAGRGKRPVNVDYSQIRPAGSPIRTFGGIAPGPAPLMDCIKNIDDVLRPRIGERISSGDITDLMNVIGKCVVSGGVRRTAELALGSADDGEYLQLKDPDKNHEKLMAWRWASNNSVTAAIGMDYQKVGEQTAKNGEPGYFWLENAKAFGRLKDGPNWIDAKVAGTNPCAEQSLESYEICNLVETFPSLHDNYEEYKRTLKYAYLYAKTVTLVPTHNERTNAIMLRNRRIGLSQSGIIQAFEKHGRRAHFEWCDEGYKYISQLDKIYAQWLCIPESIKKTSIKPSGTVSLLPGVTPGIHYPHSEFYYRTIRLDKTSPLVEAIRRAGYRIEDSVYGDNTLVVYFPVKSPDFERSKTDVSVWEQVENVAQMQYFWADNQVSATITFKPEEAKDIPKILELYEPRLKSISFLPLVEHNYPQAPYQEITEEMFVNAAARIRDLDFENLNTKETADLYCDGEKCEVVLPTIEPAVVPQEEFEFSFEKPNGGNGQQTRKEKEVETPVGV